The Solanum lycopersicum chromosome 9, SLM_r2.1 genome window below encodes:
- the LOC101250622 gene encoding putative receptor protein kinase ZmPK1: MKSYYLFPFLVFSFLVLSFPLITESRILLKGDSFSVKDDSHFITSPQNTFTCGFYPIESSSNAYYFGIWYTNSRDKTVVWNAKQDRPVNLKGSKLTLRKNGALVLTDVDDTIVWQTNTTSFDVEKAEVLETGNLVLKNLEGDVLWQSFDLPTDTLLPYQRFTKNHRLVPPLRKGSLSPGYFSLYFDSDNVLRMIYDGPLVSSIYWPNRDRDVYGNGRTSQNSSRFAYFDGMGRFFSSDMLQFNVSDMGLGVLRRLTIDIDGNLRMYSLDNSTGLWKMSWQAIAQACVVHGICGRFSICTYVSKPKCTCPPGYEIVNGSDWSRGCRPIFRSRSLESRHVKFVEVPNVDYWGFDLNATTPLSFESCRELCLGDPRCRAFVYRRTGEGSCYTKGILFNGYRSPGFPGSVFLKLPMNLSASESGHLVLEGTDTKCGLSPENVLFGSPSMYVLDFKKVKWIYLYLFCFTLGGIEILFFVLGWWALFSKHGIPASIEDGYKMVSSTQFRRFTYTELKKATKNFKVELGRGGSGAVYKGVLADGRAVAVKKLANEFQEEFWAEMTTIGRINHMHLVRMWGFCSEGRRQLLVYEYVENSSLDKHLSRADILGWKQRFAVALGTAKGLAYLHHECLEWVIHCDVKPENILLDSEFEPKIADFGLAKLSQRGGPGSDFTKIRGTKGYMAPEWALNQPITAKVDVYAFGIVILEMIKGSRLSSWVVDDSECDHEQDSQLGKFVRMVKRKIQSGEDTWVEKLVDPRLEGKFSKNQAVTLIEIGLSCVEQDRNKRPTMASVVQTLLDSEDETTQIT; the protein is encoded by the coding sequence ATGAAAAGTTACtatctttttccctttttagttttttcatttcttgtttTGTCTTTCCCTTTGATAACAGAATCAAGAATTTTGCTTAAAGGTGATTCTTTTTCAGTTAAAGATGATTCACATTTCATTACTTCTCCACAAAATACATTCACTTGTGGTTTTTACCCTATAGAAAGTAGTAGTAATGCTTATTATTTTGGAATTTGGTATACAAATTCAAGAGATAAAACTGTTgtttggaatgctaaacaagaTAGGCCTGTTAATCTCAAAGGGTCAAAGTTGACATTAAGAAAGAATGGAGCTTTAGTTTTAACAGATGTTGATGATACAATTGTTTGGCAAACAAACACAACATCATTTGATGTTGAAAAGGCTGAGGTTCTTGAAACAGGAAACTTAGTATTGAAGAATCTTGAAGGTGATGTTTTGTGGCAGAGTTTTGATTTGCCTACTGATACTTTGTTGCCTTATCAAAGATTTACCAAGAATCATAGATTAGTTCCTCCTTTGAGGAAAGGGAGTTTATCACCTGGATACTTTAGTTTGTACTTTGATAGTGATAATGTTTTGAGAATGATTTATGATGGTCCTTTAGTTTCGAGTATATACTGGCCTAATCGCGATAGGGATGTGTATGGGAATGGTAGAACTAGTCAAAATAGTAGTAGATTTGCTTATTTTGATGGAATGGGTAGATTTTTCTCAAGTGATATGTTGCAATTCAATGTTTCTGATATGGGGTTAGGGGTATTGAGAAGATTGACTATTGATATTGATGGGAATTTGAGAATGTATAGTTTGGATAACTCGACAGGGTTATGGAAGATGTCGTGGCAAGCGATTGCACAAGCTTGTGTTGTGCATGGAATATGTGGAAGATTTTCGATATGTACTTATGTATCGAAGCCTAAATGTACATGTCCTCCTGGATACGAGATTGTTAATGGAAGTGATTGGAGTAGAGGTTGTAGGCCAATATTTAGATCAAGAAGTTTGGAGTCTAGACATGTCAAGTTTGTGGAAGTTCCTAATGTTGATTACTGGGGTTTTGATCTCAATGCCACTACTCCTTTGTCATTTGAATCTTGTAGGGAATTGTGCTTGGGTGATCCACGTTGTCGTGCATTTGTCTATAGGCGTACTGGGGAGGGATCATGCTATACGAAAGGTATCCTTTTCAATGGATACAGGTCTCCTGGTTTCCCTGGAAGTGTGTTCTTGAAACTCCCTATGAATCTAAGTGCATCAGAATCAGGTCATTTGGTGCTTGAAGGTACTGATACAAAATGTGGATTGAGTCCCGAAAATGTTCTTTTTGGTTCTCCTTCTATGTATGTATTGGATTTTAAGAAGGTGAAGTGGATTTATCTTTACCTGTTTTGTTTCACCCTTGGTGGAATAGAGATTCTGTTCTTCGTGTTAGGCTGGTGGGCGTTGTTTAGTAAACATGGGATTCCTGCTTCCATTGAGGACGGGTATAAAATGGTGTCATCGACTCAGTTCAGGAGGTTTACGTATACTGAACTTAAGAAAGCAACAAAAAACTTCAAGGTTGAGCTAGGAAGAGGAGGTTCAGGAGCTGTTTACAAAGGAGTTTTAGCAGACGGAAGAGCGGTGGCAGTGAAGAAACTTGCAAATGAGTTTCAAGAAGAATTTTGGGCAGAGATGACTACCATAGGAAGAATCAACCATATGCATTTGGTGAGGATGTGGGGATTTTGTTCTGAAGGTAGACGTCAGCTTTTGGTCTATGAATACGTCGAGAACTCATCACTTGACAAGCATCTTTCCAGGGCTGATATTCTTGGATGGAAACAAAGGTTTGCAGTGGCACTAGGGACAGCCAAAGGTCTGGCATATCTTCATCATGAATGTCTTGAATGGGTGATTCATTGTGATGTGAAGCCTGAAAATATACTTCTCGATAGTGAATTCGAGCCAAAGATTGCAGATTTTGGACTTGCAAAGCTGTCCCAAAGAGGCGGCCCTGGTTCAGATTTCACAAAGATTCGCGGTACTAAAGGCTACATGGCTCCTGAATGGGCTTTGAACCAACCTATAACAGCAAAAGTTGATGTTTACGCCTTTGGGATTGTAATACTAGAAATGATCAAAGGAAGTAGGCTGTCAAGTTGGGTGGTGGATGATAGTGAATGTGATCACGAACAAGATTCACAGCTCGGAAAGTTTGTCAGGATGGTGAAGAGGAAGATTCAAAGTGGAGAAGATACTTGGGTGGAGAAACTTGTCGATCCACGACTAGAAGGCAAATTTAGCAAGAACCAGGCAGTGACACTCATTGAAATAGGCCTTTCTTGTGTAGAACAAGACAGAAACAAAAGGCCTACAATGGCCTCAGTAGTCCAAACATTGCTGGACTCTGAAGATGAAACAACACAAATAACATAG